CGTAGCCAACACCACCGCCAACATCCTCCTCGCCGCCGGCGCAGCCCCCGCCGTCATCGATAACCCCCACGAAGCTGCCGCCTTCGCAACCATCGCATCCGGAGTGCTCATCAACCTCGGCACCCCCTACGAAGAAACCGTCACCGCCATGCGCGAAGCCGCCAACGGTGCACACAGCGCACACACCCCGTGGGTTCTTGACCCCGTCGCCGCAGGTGCACTGCCCTGGCGCACCAACATCGCCCGCGAGCTAGCCACCCACTCCCCCAGCATCATCCGCGGCAACGCCTCCGAAATCATGGGCCTCACTGGCGGTACAGGAGGACGCGGAGTCGACTCCACCGCTGCCACTGACGACGCCATCGAAGCAGCCATCGGCGCCTCACGCCAATACGACACCACTATCGCCATTTCCGGCGCCACCGACATCTTCATCACCACCACAGCAGAAGAAACCGCCGTCGTGCGAGGCAACAATGGTGTCCCTATGCTCGCCCGCGTCATCGGAACCGGCTGCTCTCTAGGAGCGCTGATGGCCGCATACGCCTCAGTAGCCAGCCCCCTCCTCGCCGCCGTCGCAGCCACCACCCATCTGAACATCGCGGGCGAAATCGCAGCCGAAAACAGCTCAGGGCCCGGATCCTTCGCCGTCAACCTACTCGACGCGCTCGACAACATCACCGCTGACCACATCACTAGCGGCGCCAACATCACCACCGAAACCATTCCCGCATGACCCGCCCCGACCTATCCGTCTACCTTGTCACTGACACCACAATGGCCGGTTCACGGCGCCTGCACGACATCGTTCAAGAGGCCGTCGCAGGCGGGGTAACCATTGTTCAAATACGTGACCCTCACGCTGAAGACCGTGCCTTTACTGAACTTGCCCGCAGTGTTGTGCACGCACTCACCGGCACCGGCATACCCGTCATCCTCAATGACCGTGTACACCTCGTTGCCGCCACCGGAGCAGACGGCGCCCACGTCGGACAATCCGACATGCCTGTCACCGAAGCGCGCACCATCCTGGGCCCCGACGCCATCCTCGGCTTGTCCATCACCCGCCCTGAAGATCTGGCCGCCGCCATGAACAAAGGTCCCGAGGCACTGACCCAACTCGACTACATCGGCGTAGGACCCATCCGCGACACCACCACCAAACCAGGACACGCACCAGCCACCGGTCTGGCCACACTCGCCGACATCATGGCCAAATCCCCGTGGCCTGGCGTAGCCATCGGCGGAATCACCGCAGCCGATGCCCCGGCCGTCCACGAAGCCGGAGCACACGGACTATGCGTCGTCAGCGCCATCATGAACGCGCCCAACCCGCACTCAGCTGCAAAAGAACTCGCCGCCGCCTGGCACACAGCCACCCACTAACCGTTTCCCCAAGGGACCCCATGAACACCCACCCAACCGCACTGACAATCGCTGGCTCTGACCCCTCTGGCGGCGCAGGAATCCAAGCCGACCTCAAAACTTTCTCGGCTCTAGGCGCTTACGGAAGCACCATCATCACCGCGCTCACCGCCCAAAACACCTGCAAAGTCACCGACGTACACCCCGTACCCGCCGACTTCATCCGCGCCCAATTCGACACTCTCACCAGCGATCTACACATCGACAGCATCAAAATCGGCATGCTCGCCACCCCAGCCATCGCCGATGAAGTCACAGACCTACTGGCCACCTACCAAAAAACCCGGGCCCGCCAACAACAGCCCCCCGCCTACATCGTTCTCGATCCCGTCATGGTCGCCACCAGCGGAGACAGCCTCATGGCCCCCAACACTCTGGAGGCACTCAAACGCCTCATACCCCTGGCCGACGTCATCACCCCCAACTTGCCCGAAGCAGCCACCCTGCTCAACACCACCCCTGCAACCACTATCGAAGCCATGCGGCACCAAGCAACCGCTCTGCTAGACCTGGGCACCACCGCCGTCATGCTCAAGGGCGGCCACCTCATCACTAACACCAGCGACACCACCGTCGACGTCTTCACCGACGCAACCGGAACCAGCGAACTGACTGGACCAGCCATAGCAACAACCAATACCCACGGCACAGGGTGCAGCCTCTCCTCGGCTCTAGCAGCTCTTCGCCCCCAGCAATCCGACTGGCATACCACCGCGGAACACGCCAAAACATGGCTTACCCACGCCCTCGAACACGCAGACGCCCTCGACATCGGCAACGGCCACGGCCCCGTGCATCACTTTCACGCCTGGTGGAACTAATGGACTCCACTGTTACCCAACAATGGTGGCAAGACACCGCTACCATCCGCGCAGAAATCGACCGGTTACCCTTCCTCAACGCCCTGGCCGATGGCACCCTTGAACACAGCATTTTTGTGGAATACCTCGCCCAAGACGCGCACTATTTACGCGACTACGGCCGAGTCATGGCGATGCTGTCAGCGATAGCACCTACCAGGAAAGCCTCCGTTTTTTGGGCCACAACAGCTGCAGAGTCTCTCGAGACTGAACAGCTTCTACACGACTCACATTTGTCCTACATCACTGCAGAAAGCTTCCCCGCACCCTCGCCCACGTGCGTGATGTACACGAGCTTCCTCCTGGCTGAAGCAACCCGTGGAAACTACGCAACTCTATCAGCAGCTGTGCTTCCTTGCTTCTGCGTCTATGACGATGTCGGTCGCAGACTCGCCGCGCGCGTGCGCGCAACGCGACCTCATGAGACGGATCTTGCTTGGCATCCTTACGGCGATTGGATCAGCACCTACGAAGATGATGCTTTCAGCGCCTCTGCTGCGAATGCCTCAGCTTTAGTGAATGAAGCTGCAATAACAGCCACCGCAGCAGTACGTGCGCGCATGCGCGAGGTCTACATCATGGCTACTCGATGTGAATGGATGTTTTGGCAAGCAGCTTGGCGGCAAGAACGGTGGCCGGTCTAACTGACTGTCCTGTAAGTCCTCATGACGTAGAGAGGCTGCCCACCCCGTACTACGGGTGGGCAGCCTCTCTAGCAGTTGCTAACTGAGTTGATTGTTAGTTCAGATCAGCCTCGGGCAAAGAATTTCTGCACCGTCTTCTTAGCGGTGCCCCACGCGTTCTTAGCAGTGGCGCCCTTACCAAGCTCCCATGCGATGACGTGGGTGCGTCCTGCAGCAGAGGAAGCCAGCTTGCTTGCGGTGTTGACGTCGCCGATCTTCGCGCTGGTTTTGGCGTTGATCGCTTTCATGATGTCAGCGTGGCTAGCGTTGGCTGGCACCGTGACAGTGACGATCTGCCAGGCAGAGCGGCCCCACATGAACTTGTCCTCGCGGTACTTCAGTACACCGTCGTTATCCAAAGCGGCGACACCACGTGCCTGGACCGCGTTCTGTGGCATGTAGCGGTCAACCTGGAAGGTGCGAGTCACCATCGGGGTGGCTGCTTTACGAACCTTCTTGGGCTGTTCGGCGCGGTTTTTTTCCTTGCGTGGGGCTGCTGGTGCCGGGGTGGAAGGAGCAGGAGTGGTCGGGGCGGTGGGCTCGACCGGAGCAGGGGCAGCCGGGGTGGTTGGCACAACTGGTGCCGGTGCTGGGGTGGTGGGCTGGACCGGTGCCGGTGTTGTAGGAACAACTGGTGCTGGGGTGACAGGGGCAGTCGGTGCCGGAGTGGTTGGCTCAACTGGAGCAGGAGCAGCTGGTTCTGCGGTCCAGTTAATCGTGGTTTTTGCCATGACGTGTTGTGTTACTGCCTTGGCTGTGATGAGGGACTGGCTGCCCTTGGCGTACCAGACTGTTCCAACTGGTGAAGGCTGTCCTTGGGCATCGGCTGAGATTTCCACTGATCCTGCGGCAGCGCTGCTTGGAACTGCTAGCTGCATCGTGGTGCCATCGGTGACTGCGGTGAGTTTGACGTCTCCGGTGTATTCCTTGCCCGAGACGGTAAGGGTCGCGCCTTCGGGCAGAGAGACGTTGACGTTGGCGGGTGCAGTGGATTTGAGGGTGAGGGGTTTGAATACGTTGCCAGCGACGTTGGTGCTGTTTGCGTTTTGGAAGAAGATTGAGGGAGTGACGTTCTCGACGACGGGAGCTTTTTCGGCGCGCTCGATCAGACGCTGGTAGGCCTCGTAAATGTCGATCTGGCTGCCGTCGGCGAAACGTCCGATGCGGGTGTGGTTTGCCTCGTCGATCCAGTTGTCGGAGAGGTCAATACCGTTCGCGAAGTGCCAGATAGCCAGCTGGGTGGCGTCGCGCATGGCGCGGTTGAGGTCTTTTTCGCTGTAGGTGCTGCCGTCGGCGTAGGTGGGTAGTTCCATGCCGAGTGAGGCGAAAACCTCACGTGCAGGCTTTTGGGGGTAGGAGTTAGCCAGGAGCCACAGGACTTTGTGTTTGTTTGCAGACCAGGAAGCGCGACGCTCGGCGGTTTTTGCTTGTGAGGTGTAGGTTTCCCAGTCTTGTGCGGAGTAGGCGCCACGGACGCCGGCGATGCTGTCCAGGATTGGGGTGTCGACTTCGATGCAGTAGGCGTAGATTTCCTGGCCGGAGTCATCGCCACGCAGCTGCAGGATCAGTGGTGCGACAGCCTCGTTCATTGCTTTGTCTTGAAGGATGTACTGGTTGCCGTTGCCGAGTGCTTGGAGGAACGTGGCGGTGTTGTCTGTGGCGGTGGCTTCGGCAGCGTGAGCGTGGGGTGCGAATTGGCTGTTCATGCCGACCATGGCTGCGGCGATGCTTAGGGCGGCGATAGCGCGTTTGCTGGTGGTGATGGCTCGTGCGTTGGTGGTGATGCTCATGGTGTTCCTCTTTCGTGCGGGCGGGTGGTCGCCCGCTGTGCTGAGTGTTCGGTGTCGTGGTAGCCACGACACCGTGGCTTCCCCCTGTGGTCGGCGTGGAGTTTCCGCTGCCGGTCGCTGCGTTTTTCCCCTCTTGCGGCGACACCAACCTGATCGACCGTCCTGATCGGGACTTGAGCAGTCGTCCGATAAAAAAGTGAGGAAAGTTGTTCACTCGTCCTACTCGGCGGCCATAAAAATGGCTTGATTTATCGAATTCGCCTGTGCTGGATGTTTTTTGTTTTTCAGGCCGGAGTGAGTGACTTGTGTCTAAGACGTGCGTTCAAGTCGCGTATGCGCTCATGTGGTGGCGGGTGCTGTACGTCTGTCTTATTGACGAAGGTGGCGGTCGGCTTACTTCGAGGGGTTGGGGAACATAGCGAGGGCGCCCATCCGGTAGTGGATGGGCGCCCTGGTGTGATGGTGGTCGGGGCTGTTAGGCCGTGGGTTGGGTTTGGGGGGTTTGTGTGTCCTTGTTGGTGGTGTTTTTGCGGACAAAGACCCAGGCCACGCCGAGGAAGAGGAACCAGAAGGGGGTTACTAGAAGCGCTTGGAGGGTGTCAGTTTCTTGGGTGAGTAGGACAAGAACGAATGCGAAGAAAGCCAGCACTACCCAGCACATGGGGACGCCACCGGGCATTTTGAATGCGGATGCTGCGTGTGCTTCGGGGTGGCGTTTGCGGTAGACCATGTAGCTGCACAGGATGAGCGTCCATACGAAAATGAATAGGACGGCTGAGATGGTGGTGACGACGGTGAAAGCTCCCATGATGGTGTCGCTGGCGAGTAAGAAGACTGCGCAGGCCACCAGGGCAACGGAGAGGAAGAGTCCATTTTGGGGGACTTTGCGGCTGGAGAGTTTCCCGAATGCTGCTGGGGCCATTTTGTTGTGTGCCAGGCCGTAGAGCATTCGTGAAGTGGAGAAGATGCCGGAGTTCGCGGAGCTGGAGGCAGAGGTGAGAACAACGAAGTTCATGATGGAGGCTGCTCCGGCAAAGCCGACGAGCTGGAACATGTTCACGAATGGGGATACGGCGGGGTTGATCTGGTCCCAGGGGGTCACGGTCATGATGGCCATGAGCGCGAAGACGTAGAACAAGACGACGCGGATCGGGATGGAGTTGATGGCTTTGGGCAGGCTGCGTTGCGGGTCGGCTGTTTCGGCGGCGGTGGTTCCTACGAGTTCAATTCCGACGAAGGCGAATACGGCGA
This region of Dermatophilus congolensis genomic DNA includes:
- the thiM gene encoding hydroxyethylthiazole kinase, which encodes MITTLPAEPITPQHIATAHEALRANSPLVHYLTNIVVANTTANILLAAGAAPAVIDNPHEAAAFATIASGVLINLGTPYEETVTAMREAANGAHSAHTPWVLDPVAAGALPWRTNIARELATHSPSIIRGNASEIMGLTGGTGGRGVDSTAATDDAIEAAIGASRQYDTTIAISGATDIFITTTAEETAVVRGNNGVPMLARVIGTGCSLGALMAAYASVASPLLAAVAATTHLNIAGEIAAENSSGPGSFAVNLLDALDNITADHITSGANITTETIPA
- the thiE gene encoding thiamine phosphate synthase, whose amino-acid sequence is MTRPDLSVYLVTDTTMAGSRRLHDIVQEAVAGGVTIVQIRDPHAEDRAFTELARSVVHALTGTGIPVILNDRVHLVAATGADGAHVGQSDMPVTEARTILGPDAILGLSITRPEDLAAAMNKGPEALTQLDYIGVGPIRDTTTKPGHAPATGLATLADIMAKSPWPGVAIGGITAADAPAVHEAGAHGLCVVSAIMNAPNPHSAAKELAAAWHTATH
- the thiD gene encoding bifunctional hydroxymethylpyrimidine kinase/phosphomethylpyrimidine kinase — encoded protein: MNTHPTALTIAGSDPSGGAGIQADLKTFSALGAYGSTIITALTAQNTCKVTDVHPVPADFIRAQFDTLTSDLHIDSIKIGMLATPAIADEVTDLLATYQKTRARQQQPPAYIVLDPVMVATSGDSLMAPNTLEALKRLIPLADVITPNLPEAATLLNTTPATTIEAMRHQATALLDLGTTAVMLKGGHLITNTSDTTVDVFTDATGTSELTGPAIATTNTHGTGCSLSSALAALRPQQSDWHTTAEHAKTWLTHALEHADALDIGNGHGPVHHFHAWWN
- a CDS encoding TenA family protein, with the translated sequence MDSTVTQQWWQDTATIRAEIDRLPFLNALADGTLEHSIFVEYLAQDAHYLRDYGRVMAMLSAIAPTRKASVFWATTAAESLETEQLLHDSHLSYITAESFPAPSPTCVMYTSFLLAEATRGNYATLSAAVLPCFCVYDDVGRRLAARVRATRPHETDLAWHPYGDWISTYEDDAFSASAANASALVNEAAITATAAVRARMREVYIMATRCEWMFWQAAWRQERWPV
- a CDS encoding Cys-Gln thioester bond-forming surface protein translates to MSITTNARAITTSKRAIAALSIAAAMVGMNSQFAPHAHAAEATATDNTATFLQALGNGNQYILQDKAMNEAVAPLILQLRGDDSGQEIYAYCIEVDTPILDSIAGVRGAYSAQDWETYTSQAKTAERRASWSANKHKVLWLLANSYPQKPAREVFASLGMELPTYADGSTYSEKDLNRAMRDATQLAIWHFANGIDLSDNWIDEANHTRIGRFADGSQIDIYEAYQRLIERAEKAPVVENVTPSIFFQNANSTNVAGNVFKPLTLKSTAPANVNVSLPEGATLTVSGKEYTGDVKLTAVTDGTTMQLAVPSSAAAGSVEISADAQGQPSPVGTVWYAKGSQSLITAKAVTQHVMAKTTINWTAEPAAPAPVEPTTPAPTAPVTPAPVVPTTPAPVQPTTPAPAPVVPTTPAAPAPVEPTAPTTPAPSTPAPAAPRKEKNRAEQPKKVRKAATPMVTRTFQVDRYMPQNAVQARGVAALDNDGVLKYREDKFMWGRSAWQIVTVTVPANASHADIMKAINAKTSAKIGDVNTASKLASSAAGRTHVIAWELGKGATAKNAWGTAKKTVQKFFARG
- a CDS encoding amino acid permease; amino-acid sequence: MTDTPPQGSHSAHHFSGHSDAQITLERSLTNRHIQLIAIGGAIGTGLFMGSGKTISVAGPSIMFVYLIIGVMLFFVMRAMGELLLHNLEYKSFQDFAAEFLGPWAGFFSGWTYWLCWVVTGMADVIAVAGYWNFWVHGPDPDVLTPLAIALSLITLLGLLGLNLLTVKLFGELEFWFAIIKVIAIVVLIALGIFLAVVGFTSPEGIKASFTHLWDRPGGLFPHGLPGFFAGFQIAVFAFVGIELVGTTAAETADPQRSLPKAINSIPIRVVLFYVFALMAIMTVTPWDQINPAVSPFVNMFQLVGFAGAASIMNFVVLTSASSSANSGIFSTSRMLYGLAHNKMAPAAFGKLSSRKVPQNGLFLSVALVACAVFLLASDTIMGAFTVVTTISAVLFIFVWTLILCSYMVYRKRHPEAHAASAFKMPGGVPMCWVVLAFFAFVLVLLTQETDTLQALLVTPFWFLFLGVAWVFVRKNTTNKDTQTPQTQPTA